The stretch of DNA ATGATTTTTACTCTTTCTCGTTTAACCAGATCGCGTAGCCTTAAACCCTGTTCTTCCCATGACCTTTTCATTGGAATTTGGGTTAGGTTTTTGATGATTTAACGAAAGGCCTTATGGTTAGATTTTAGATGATTTGATTCGTCTTATTGCCATTACATCATATTTATGGTATACTTAACGCTCCTTAAAAAGGAGGATGTTTAATTGAAAGATTATGAGGCATTAATTGTAATTAGGGCGATATTGACCGACGATAAGGTGAATGCGCTTTTAGCAAGATTTGAGAAAAAAATCGCAGATAATGGCGGAGAATTGGTTAAAATCGAAAAGTTGGGCCAAAGGCGCTTGCCTTTCCGCCTAAAGAAACATAAAAATGACAAAGAAGGGCTATATACTTTGATAAAATTCAAAGGCGGAGGAAGCCTCGTTAGCGTTCTTGGCGAAGATTTTCGCATTCAAGAAGATATAATCAGGCACATGATTACAGTTGTTCCTGAAGCCGAAAAAGTGATAGCCGAAGAAATTGCGTTGCAGCCAGCAGAAGAAGGGATAAGTGGCCAGCCTCAATAGGATCATTATTCTAGGAGATATTCTTTCCGATCCGGAAACAAGATTTTCAGTTGAAGGGGTTCCTATGGTCAAGTTCGCTATGCCGATTAGCAGCGGATTTAATCAAGCGAATAATCAGATCGAAGTCGTATGTTTTGGCAAGCTTGCGGAAACAAATAGCCAATTAGTTAGAAAGAATTTGAATGTTCTGGTCGAAGGCCGGATACAAATAAGATCTTTTGACGACCAGGGCGGCACAAAAAAATGGGTGACTGAAGTTGTTGCAACATCGTTAAAGATATTGGGAGCCCAAGGCAAGCCCGAACAACCGGCAAAACTTGCCGTTCAGGCTGTTGAAGAAGCGTTTGGCGAAGAAGAAGTCGAAGAACTTCCGCCGGACGATCTCCCATTTTAATGCTTCGACAAGGCTCAGCATAAATATGTATAACAAAGTATTTTTAGTAGGCAATTTAGCCCGTGACGCTGAAGTAAGATATACTCCGGCGGGACTTCCTGTCGCGAAGCTTACGTTGGCCGTCAACAGGCAAAAGAAGAAAGATGGAAGCGTGTCCGAAGCGGATTTTATACCGCTTGTAGCCTGGAGAAAGCTTGCGGAGATTTGCGGCGAATATTTAAAAAAGGGAATGCCAATCGCCGTTGAAGGGAATTTGCAGGTTAGGTCATTTAAAGGCCGGGACGGGCAAGATAGGACGATGGCCGAAGTAGTGATCGACAATATGCAAATGCTAGGATCGAAGAAACGGGAAGGAAGCTCCGAAAATAAATCAGAAGAGGCCCCGTTCTAGTAGAAATTTAGGAAATATAAAATTAGGAGAGTGTTTCGATGGGAATGAGATCAAAAGCAAAATCAAGAGGAAGCGCCAATGACAGCGGGACTGGAAAGCCTGTAAAGCGCAGAAGAAAAAAACCTTGCATATTCTGCGAAGGAAAACCGAATTTGGACTATAAAGATATCCCGTCGGTTAGGAAGTTCTTGTCCGACCGCGCAAAAATATTGGCTCGAAGGACGACCGGATGCTGCGCTCTCCACCAAAGGATGGTCGCAAAAACAATTAAGCGGGCAAGACAGATTTCGCTTATTCCTTACACGCTGGATTAACGGAGGGAACATGAAAGTCATACTTATTGAAGAGAACAGGGTCGCGGACGTTGCCGACGGGTTCGCGAGAAATTTTCTTTTTCCGAGAAAACTCGCAATCCTTGCGACAACTGTAAATTTATCAAAATTCGAAAAAAAGATGCAAGGGAAAACCGAAGAGATAGCCGCGCAGAAAAAAGCTGCGCAGGAAATATCCGACAAGATCATGGCGGCAGAAGTCATGATCAAAGTTGATGCATCTGAGGAAGGAAAACTTTTTGGGTCGGTTACAAACCAGGATGTCATTAATGCCGTAAAGGACCAGTTCGGCGTCGAGCTTGACCGGCGCAATGTCAATTTGAACGAACATATAAAGATGATAGGC from Candidatus Saganbacteria bacterium encodes:
- the ssb gene encoding single-stranded DNA-binding protein, with the translated sequence MASLNRIIILGDILSDPETRFSVEGVPMVKFAMPISSGFNQANNQIEVVCFGKLAETNSQLVRKNLNVLVEGRIQIRSFDDQGGTKKWVTEVVATSLKILGAQGKPEQPAKLAVQAVEEAFGEEEVEELPPDDLPF
- the ssb gene encoding single-stranded DNA-binding protein yields the protein MYNKVFLVGNLARDAEVRYTPAGLPVAKLTLAVNRQKKKDGSVSEADFIPLVAWRKLAEICGEYLKKGMPIAVEGNLQVRSFKGRDGQDRTMAEVVIDNMQMLGSKKREGSSENKSEEAPF
- a CDS encoding 30S ribosomal protein S18; this encodes MRSKAKSRGSANDSGTGKPVKRRRKKPCIFCEGKPNLDYKDIPSVRKFLSDRAKILARRTTGCCALHQRMVAKTIKRARQISLIPYTLD
- the rplI gene encoding 50S ribosomal protein L9, with amino-acid sequence MKVILIEENRVADVADGFARNFLFPRKLAILATTVNLSKFEKKMQGKTEEIAAQKKAAQEISDKIMAAEVMIKVDASEEGKLFGSVTNQDVINAVKDQFGVELDRRNVNLNEHIKMIGEYVASVKLHHEVTAHLKIKVEKK